From Eptesicus fuscus isolate TK198812 chromosome 14, DD_ASM_mEF_20220401, whole genome shotgun sequence, one genomic window encodes:
- the LLCFC1 gene encoding sperm-egg fusion protein LLCFC1 — protein MGRPMTSLGSQLLRAALLAAILLLLWVKGVKPQGWSPGPNERSQKEQIPSTDQNQEQFEEYFVASSVGEMWQEVNMVEQEDDKTSEMENTAVRDHLFDLALCFNVASVLVFL, from the exons ATGGGCAGACCCATGACTTCCCTGGGCTCCCAGCTCCTCAGAGCAGCATTACTGGCAGCCATCTTACTGCTGCTGTGGGTAAAGGGGGTGAAGCCtcagggatggagcccaggccCCAATGAGAGGAGTCAGAAAGAACAAATACCCTCTACAG ACCAAAATCAAGAGCAATTCGAAGAGTACTTTGTGGCCTCCTCAGTGGGTGAGATGTGGCAGGAGGTGAACATGGTCGAGCAAGAGGATGACAAGACATCGGAGATGGAGAACACAGCTGTTCGTGACCACCTATTCGACCTAGCCTTGTGCTTTAATGTGGCCAGTGTCCTGGTTTTTTTATAA